A window from Candidatus Omnitrophota bacterium encodes these proteins:
- a CDS encoding YHS domain-containing protein gives MVKAIFLFLIMGTFVFGMSRLSLAMNCGEHSEHMQVAQTSSSEHNHETMAKQEVSAQDLPQEAVNVGNKICPVSGEKVSQGGMQSATYEYKGKIYNFCCAACIEDFKKDPQKYIKKVEQELQGMHQGHQH, from the coding sequence ATGGTTAAGGCAATATTTTTGTTTTTGATTATGGGGACGTTTGTTTTTGGAATGAGTAGATTATCTTTGGCGATGAACTGTGGAGAGCATAGCGAACATATGCAGGTTGCTCAGACAAGTAGCAGCGAGCATAATCATGAAACGATGGCCAAGCAGGAGGTTTCAGCTCAAGACCTGCCTCAGGAGGCTGTCAATGTGGGTAATAAAATTTGCCCGGTTTCCGGAGAAAAGGTTAGCCAGGGAGGAATGCAATCAGCAACCTATGAATATAAAGGGAAAATTTATAATTTCTGTTGTGCCGCCTGTATCGAGGATTTCAAAAAAGATCCGCAGAAATACATCAAAAAAGTAGAGCAGGAATTACAGGGAATGCATCAAGGCCATCAGCATTGA
- a CDS encoding TolC family protein, whose translation MKILNKNTIKLLKLFYKHPESQFYIQQIGRLLGKKPGVFQRTLNNLYKDGLLLSEYKANARFFRINKNYYIYNELKSIIDKSVKIFLIIFLFSVPFLYAAENPLTLSQVIEIAYKNNKDIRIQEQEIAAAGAGILGASSNFLPHLDIDAAYTRNGAVAVSTAQGKKDPGIFTGYKNDNSLGASLSQIIYNGGFNTANLNQAKVALNVQKETLRAKKLDIEFEAKRLYYGLLLAYETERIAQELVDNAKDHYTDVKNRYGQGTSSKFDLLQSDVQASLLIPELVKARNAVDLIKAELKKLLAFKQQEELEVADKQLHYSLLKIQEDDFLKQAYLNKPEMILKSLGIDISRWSIQIAKSGWLPQVNASLGYDYRSNDIGNMFNRRHNNWNTGISLSMPLFDGFSTKAKVDAARARYSQALLTKENLVDQIAVSVRQACLDLKQAEAIINSQKDNVGKAREALRIANVSYDNGEAKNLDVLDAQVSLGQVETNLSQGIYDYLMAKAELDRVLGLSFIQ comes from the coding sequence ATGAAGATACTGAACAAGAATACGATCAAACTGCTCAAGCTTTTTTATAAGCACCCCGAAAGCCAGTTTTACATTCAGCAGATCGGCCGGCTCTTGGGGAAGAAGCCCGGGGTATTCCAAAGGACTTTGAACAATCTCTATAAGGACGGTTTGCTTTTAAGCGAATATAAGGCCAATGCAAGATTTTTCAGGATTAACAAAAATTATTATATCTATAATGAGCTAAAGAGCATCATCGATAAATCGGTTAAAATATTTTTGATTATATTCTTATTCTCTGTCCCGTTTTTATATGCCGCAGAAAATCCGCTTACCTTAAGCCAGGTAATAGAGATCGCCTACAAAAACAACAAGGATATCCGGATACAAGAGCAGGAGATCGCCGCCGCCGGAGCCGGTATACTGGGAGCTTCCAGTAATTTCCTGCCGCATCTGGATATTGATGCCGCCTATACGCGCAATGGAGCGGTTGCCGTTTCTACGGCCCAGGGTAAGAAAGATCCCGGGATATTTACCGGATATAAGAACGATAATTCTTTGGGAGCAAGTTTAAGCCAGATAATTTATAACGGCGGTTTTAATACCGCTAATCTTAACCAGGCAAAAGTCGCTTTGAATGTCCAGAAAGAAACCCTGCGGGCTAAAAAACTGGATATCGAATTTGAGGCAAAGCGGCTTTATTACGGTTTGCTGCTGGCTTATGAAACAGAGAGGATTGCTCAGGAGTTGGTAGATAATGCCAAGGATCACTATACGGATGTTAAAAATAGATATGGGCAGGGGACATCTTCGAAATTTGACCTGCTGCAGTCGGATGTCCAGGCATCTTTGCTTATCCCGGAACTGGTAAAAGCCCGGAATGCGGTGGATTTGATTAAAGCGGAGCTGAAAAAACTTTTAGCTTTTAAACAACAAGAGGAACTAGAGGTGGCGGATAAACAGCTGCATTATTCTTTACTTAAAATCCAGGAGGATGATTTCTTAAAACAGGCTTATCTGAACAAGCCGGAAATGATTTTAAAGTCCCTGGGCATAGATATCAGCCGGTGGTCGATACAAATAGCAAAATCCGGATGGCTGCCGCAGGTAAACGCCAGTTTAGGCTATGATTATCGTTCAAATGATATAGGAAATATGTTTAATCGCCGGCATAATAATTGGAATACCGGAATTTCCTTATCCATGCCGCTATTTGACGGTTTTTCCACAAAAGCAAAAGTAGATGCTGCCCGGGCCCGCTATAGCCAGGCGCTCCTGACTAAAGAAAACCTGGTGGATCAGATTGCCGTTAGTGTCCGGCAGGCCTGCCTGGATTTAAAGCAGGCCGAAGCAATCATTAATTCGCAAAAGGATAATGTGGGAAAAGCAAGAGAGGCCTTAAGAATTGCCAATGTCAGTTATGATAACGGAGAGGCAAAGAACCTTGATGTGCTCGATGCGCAGGTCTCATTGGGCCAGGTGGAAACAAATCTTTCACAGGGAATTTACGATTATCTTATGGCAAAAGCAGAACTTGACAGGGTCTTGGGTTTAAGTTTTATTCAGTAA
- a CDS encoding SLC13 family permease gives MIMVHTQNGMHAMNFVCFLTFLTFIFIFGLIIWEKIPRMYLALCGAVLVVALGVFDVKEAINTVSWETIGFLLGMFLLVEILVEAGFFRWVALVLAGKLNYQPIKILIFFPLLSFGLSAFINSITVMVFLTVVTFELSRLLKFDPVPVVISEVVLANIGGAATLVGDPPNVILGTVLGFNFNDFLVHNGPIAVLSALVAIGVSFLMNKKAFSQLHPEADLEGIKNIQPRSQIKDKFLLKIGLIGMAVALIFLIGRPLFEKFGIPMYVSTSSLLPAFLILTFGGKRIYKHHFMRRIDAETIMFFIGLFIIIGALEKRFIIQMAANFLGEIFKTPLGFISSTFWGSAIISAFVDNVPLAMAMTYIIKQSVAAKIIPGAGIMVWATSLGVDLGGNLTPIGASANVVAYSSLEKNEIKVGWGRWLKLALPQGLAALAVSYLGILLKLHLKFF, from the coding sequence ATGATAATGGTGCACACGCAAAATGGCATGCATGCGATGAATTTTGTATGCTTCCTTACCTTCTTGACCTTTATTTTCATATTCGGCCTGATAATTTGGGAAAAAATCCCCCGAATGTACCTGGCGCTATGCGGGGCAGTCCTGGTTGTTGCTTTGGGCGTTTTTGATGTCAAGGAAGCCATAAACACGGTAAGTTGGGAAACGATCGGTTTTTTGCTGGGGATGTTCCTGCTTGTAGAGATACTTGTTGAAGCGGGTTTTTTCCGTTGGGTAGCATTGGTTCTGGCCGGAAAGCTCAATTACCAGCCGATTAAAATACTCATATTTTTTCCTCTATTGTCCTTTGGATTATCCGCGTTTATTAATTCCATAACCGTCATGGTTTTTTTGACGGTAGTTACTTTTGAGTTGAGCAGATTGCTTAAATTCGATCCTGTGCCGGTAGTAATAAGCGAGGTAGTGTTGGCCAATATCGGCGGGGCGGCTACCCTGGTCGGAGATCCTCCGAATGTCATCTTAGGGACAGTGCTCGGTTTTAATTTCAATGATTTTCTCGTTCACAACGGGCCCATAGCTGTACTTTCTGCCCTGGTTGCCATAGGCGTGAGTTTTTTGATGAATAAAAAAGCATTTTCACAGTTGCACCCCGAGGCAGATTTAGAGGGAATAAAAAATATCCAGCCGCGTTCCCAGATAAAAGATAAGTTTCTGCTTAAAATCGGCTTGATCGGAATGGCCGTGGCATTGATTTTTCTTATCGGCAGGCCCTTATTTGAAAAATTCGGTATTCCGATGTATGTTTCGACTTCTTCGCTGCTTCCGGCATTCCTCATTCTTACCTTTGGCGGAAAAAGGATTTATAAACACCATTTTATGCGCCGGATTGATGCTGAAACCATTATGTTTTTTATTGGTTTGTTTATCATTATCGGCGCTTTAGAGAAAAGATTCATTATCCAGATGGCGGCAAACTTTCTTGGCGAAATATTTAAAACTCCCCTGGGTTTTATAAGTTCGACCTTTTGGGGTTCAGCGATAATTTCGGCGTTTGTGGATAATGTGCCTTTGGCCATGGCCATGACTTATATAATAAAACAGAGCGTGGCTGCAAAAATAATCCCGGGGGCCGGTATTATGGTTTGGGCAACCAGCCTGGGTGTGGATTTAGGAGGCAATCTTACCCCCATAGGCGCCTCGGCAAATGTGGTGGCGTATTCTTCTTTAGAAAAAAATGAGATTAAAGTCGGCTGGGGGAGGTGGTTAAAATTAGCGCTTCCGCAGGGTTTGGCGGCGCTTGCCGTAAGTTATCTAGGTATTTTACTTAAATTACACTTAAAGTTTTTTTAA
- a CDS encoding DUF1573 domain-containing protein, with product MQIYPRRYLVIFLFFCLTFFSHIGLAQSATDLKAEIYPKLRDKRCPTMTLAQCDCPDAREMKAYIDALIETGISKDEIFYRVAKKFTLNTILDEQIRQVVEKRLVKETGEKRPQIVLEDSSFNFGKVSKKQGKLTKNIKLFNRGNSDLAIENIKVSCSCVTAALTVGKDKSPYFGSQGAPAGWQMVIGADKGGELEVILDLAHPSISNGKVIRDVFISSNDPLYPESTLRIEAELSD from the coding sequence ATGCAGATTTATCCTAGAAGATATTTGGTTATTTTTTTATTTTTTTGTTTAACATTTTTTTCGCATATAGGATTGGCCCAGAGCGCCACCGATTTAAAGGCGGAAATTTATCCTAAACTCAGGGATAAGCGCTGCCCGACGATGACCCTTGCTCAATGCGATTGTCCTGATGCCAGGGAAATGAAGGCCTATATCGATGCGCTTATAGAGACAGGCATAAGTAAGGATGAAATTTTTTACAGAGTGGCAAAAAAATTTACTCTGAATACGATACTGGATGAACAGATCAGGCAGGTTGTAGAGAAAAGGCTGGTTAAGGAGACTGGTGAAAAACGGCCGCAGATAGTTTTAGAGGACTCTTCTTTTAATTTCGGTAAAGTAAGCAAAAAGCAGGGAAAACTTACTAAAAATATCAAGTTGTTTAACCGGGGCAATTCGGATCTGGCTATTGAAAATATAAAAGTTTCCTGCAGCTGCGTAACCGCCGCATTAACCGTGGGCAAAGATAAAAGCCCTTATTTCGGCAGCCAGGGAGCGCCAGCCGGCTGGCAGATGGTTATTGGCGCGGATAAAGGCGGCGAATTAGAGGTCATCCTTGATTTAGCCCATCCGTCAATAAGTAACGGAAAGGTAATCCGGGATGTCTTTATCAGCAGCAACGACCCTCTTTATCCCGAAAGTACGCTGAGAATCGAAGCAGAACTAAGCGACTAA
- a CDS encoding ABC transporter ATP-binding protein → MIMNPGNDSNNIAVKVEDLEKKFGSFTAVNQINFEVKQGEIFGFLGPNGAGKSTTIRMLCGIYSPTSGRGTVGGYDIVKEQDKIKEHIGYMSQKFSLYDDLTVEENIDFYSRIYNIPAAEREKRKEETIRLAGIEGFRKNLTSTLSGGWKQRLALGCAIIHQPKIIFLDEPTSGVDPITRNNFWNIIKGMAKEGKTVFVTTHYMEEAENCNRLVMIYHGTMIAMGSPEEMKIRIMKNDILEVIMPQAENWLEKISQLESVKESALFGVNIHAVVTQAQKAAQEITSLLEQGKVSGYSVKKIKASLEDVFVSLIENYDAQHKEK, encoded by the coding sequence ATGATTATGAATCCCGGTAACGATAGTAATAATATCGCGGTAAAGGTGGAGGACCTTGAAAAAAAGTTCGGCAGCTTTACCGCCGTCAACCAAATTAACTTTGAGGTCAAGCAGGGGGAGATCTTCGGCTTTCTTGGCCCAAACGGGGCGGGAAAATCCACGACCATCAGGATGCTCTGTGGTATTTATTCGCCGACATCCGGAAGAGGCACGGTAGGCGGTTATGATATAGTCAAAGAGCAGGATAAGATCAAGGAGCATATCGGTTACATGTCACAGAAATTTTCCCTTTACGATGACCTGACTGTCGAGGAGAATATCGATTTTTACAGCCGTATTTACAATATCCCCGCGGCAGAGAGGGAAAAACGCAAAGAGGAGACGATAAGGTTAGCCGGCATCGAAGGGTTCCGCAAGAACCTCACCAGCACCCTTTCCGGGGGATGGAAGCAGCGCCTGGCGCTGGGGTGCGCGATCATCCACCAGCCGAAAATTATTTTTCTGGATGAGCCGACTTCCGGGGTGGATCCGATAACCCGCAATAATTTCTGGAATATTATCAAGGGGATGGCCAAAGAAGGGAAGACAGTTTTTGTGACTACCCACTATATGGAGGAGGCAGAAAACTGCAACCGCCTGGTGATGATTTATCATGGGACGATGATTGCCATGGGCAGCCCCGAAGAAATGAAAATCAGGATTATGAAAAATGATATTCTTGAGGTGATCATGCCGCAGGCGGAAAACTGGCTGGAAAAAATTTCGCAACTGGAGTCGGTCAAGGAAAGCGCGCTTTTTGGGGTCAACATCCACGCGGTAGTTACCCAGGCGCAAAAAGCAGCCCAGGAGATAACCAGCCTTCTTGAGCAGGGAAAAGTCAGCGGATATTCCGTAAAAAAGATCAAGGCCTCCCTTGAAGATGTTTTTGTTTCTTTGATCGAGAATTATGACGCGCAGCATAAAGAAAAATGA
- a CDS encoding efflux RND transporter periplasmic adaptor subunit — protein sequence MKIKIKPAVFVLILILAAGSIVAYFWQVRHYSRGRIKVSGNIEGDDVRLSFRVQGQILDLLSDEGQVVKIGQPVARLNTDELTKIRDNAEGALKAAQYQYSLDKLDYERAENLYKAGAISMQQRDAAKTLASADKANMQALRASFELAETRLGFAELVSPLNGFVLVKSALTGEVVQIGAPVFTVIDLNSLWVTAYINETDLGKVKLNQEAEVVADTYPGKKYKGRVSFISNEAEFTPKTIQTTEERVKLVYRIKVDVDNSSLELKPGMPADAYIIE from the coding sequence ATGAAAATAAAAATTAAACCGGCAGTATTTGTTTTAATTCTTATTCTTGCCGCGGGAAGTATCGTTGCCTATTTTTGGCAGGTGCGTCATTACAGCCGCGGAAGAATTAAAGTTTCAGGCAATATCGAAGGGGATGATGTCCGGCTTTCCTTTCGCGTACAGGGCCAGATTCTGGATCTGCTTAGCGATGAAGGCCAAGTAGTTAAAATAGGCCAGCCGGTAGCCAGGTTAAATACTGATGAGCTGACTAAAATCCGCGATAATGCCGAAGGCGCGCTGAAAGCGGCGCAATACCAGTATTCGCTGGACAAGCTTGATTATGAACGGGCTGAAAATTTATATAAGGCCGGAGCAATATCGATGCAACAAAGGGATGCCGCCAAGACTTTGGCCTCCGCGGATAAAGCGAATATGCAGGCGCTGCGCGCTTCTTTTGAATTAGCTGAAACCAGATTAGGTTTTGCGGAATTGGTTTCTCCGCTTAATGGTTTTGTGCTGGTCAAAAGCGCTTTAACCGGCGAGGTGGTGCAAATTGGGGCTCCGGTATTTACCGTAATTGATTTAAACAGCCTCTGGGTTACCGCTTATATCAATGAGACGGATTTAGGCAAAGTAAAACTTAATCAGGAAGCCGAAGTTGTTGCCGATACCTATCCCGGGAAAAAATACAAAGGAAGAGTTTCTTTTATTTCAAATGAGGCGGAGTTCACGCCGAAAACCATTCAGACCACGGAAGAAAGGGTAAAACTTGTTTATAGAATAAAAGTTGACGTGGATAATTCAAGCTTGGAGCTTAAACCCGGGATGCCGGCAGACGCCTATATAATCGAATAA
- a CDS encoding heavy metal translocating P-type ATPase yields MEKITLNITGMHCASCASNIEAALKRFPGVFSARVNFATEKAYIEFEPRKLKLADLIRTVEKSGYKASLPGLSPDREKEIREREVRSLKIKFILSITLSSILMYIAMGPCIGLGIHKTIMDNMALIQFLLASGVLICGYQFFARGIFSLVRIHRANMDTLVALGVGSAYLYSLFVSINIWLGNKSFGMRNLYYEVAAFLLTFVLLGKYLEAITKRKTSQSIKRLWNLRPKTAIVMRQGQEVEIPVEELLVGDTVVVKPGQRIPVDGKITEGYSSIDESMITGESIPLEKTLNDKVIGGSINKYGTFKFKATKVGKDTALAQIIKLVEEAQGSKAPIQELADKVAAIFVPMVLIIAFASFFIWIFLGKGFIFGLTTFIAVLIIACPCSLGLATPTAVMVGTGKAAENGIIIKNAASLQIAAEIDKIIFDKTGTLTEGKPKLTDIVSYIGNKDEVLMLAASLEKPSGHVLSDAIVGAAKEKGISLTQLQQFETISGEGVVGKIEEGQTILAGNRRLMQERAIDIKIAAGDLDRLEKQGKTITLVAKNDRLIGLVAVRDTLKEFSKTLIDKLKRMGKDVIMITGDNKRTAVAIAKEIGIEKVLAEVLPKDKLDEIKKLQNEGFKVAFVGDGINDAPALSQANLGIAIGSGTDVAIESGDIILIKDDLRDVAMAIDLSGYAMRKIRQNLFWAFFYNIIGIPIAAGILYPFNGLLLNPMVAGAAMAFSSVSVVSNSLLMNKYKPKM; encoded by the coding sequence ATGGAAAAAATTACTCTTAATATTACCGGTATGCACTGTGCCTCGTGCGCAAGTAATATCGAAGCTGCCTTAAAAAGGTTTCCCGGGGTTTTTAGCGCCCGGGTTAATTTTGCTACAGAGAAGGCCTATATTGAATTCGAACCTCGAAAATTAAAGCTAGCGGATTTAATCAGAACGGTTGAAAAATCGGGATATAAGGCCTCTTTACCCGGACTATCCCCGGATAGAGAAAAAGAAATAAGGGAGAGGGAAGTAAGGAGCCTAAAAATAAAATTTATACTTTCGATAACCTTATCCAGCATATTGATGTATATTGCCATGGGGCCATGTATAGGATTAGGTATCCATAAAACTATCATGGATAATATGGCCCTTATTCAATTCTTATTGGCAAGCGGGGTCTTAATCTGCGGGTATCAGTTTTTTGCGCGCGGGATCTTTTCGCTGGTAAGGATTCATCGGGCGAATATGGATACACTGGTAGCTTTAGGCGTAGGCAGCGCCTATCTGTATAGTTTATTTGTCAGTATTAACATCTGGCTGGGCAATAAATCCTTTGGGATGAGAAATCTTTATTATGAGGTGGCTGCATTCCTGCTTACCTTTGTTCTATTGGGCAAGTATTTAGAGGCGATTACCAAGAGGAAAACTTCGCAAAGCATCAAGCGCTTATGGAATTTACGCCCCAAGACTGCGATAGTGATGCGTCAGGGGCAAGAAGTGGAAATTCCCGTTGAAGAATTGCTGGTTGGAGATACGGTGGTAGTGAAGCCCGGGCAGAGGATCCCGGTTGACGGCAAGATTACCGAAGGGTATTCCAGTATTGATGAATCGATGATCACCGGAGAGAGTATCCCCCTAGAGAAGACACTAAATGACAAGGTTATCGGCGGCTCGATAAACAAATACGGGACTTTTAAGTTCAAAGCCACAAAGGTAGGCAAAGACACTGCCTTGGCCCAGATCATAAAATTAGTTGAAGAGGCTCAAGGGTCAAAAGCCCCCATACAGGAATTAGCGGATAAGGTTGCCGCCATTTTTGTGCCTATGGTATTAATCATCGCTTTTGCTTCCTTCTTTATTTGGATTTTCTTAGGTAAAGGTTTTATTTTCGGTTTAACTACTTTTATCGCGGTGTTAATTATTGCCTGTCCCTGTTCTCTGGGTCTGGCTACTCCCACCGCGGTTATGGTGGGAACCGGAAAAGCGGCAGAAAATGGAATAATTATCAAGAACGCGGCCTCTTTACAGATAGCTGCAGAAATCGACAAAATTATTTTTGATAAAACCGGAACCCTTACTGAGGGTAAGCCTAAGCTTACAGATATCGTAAGTTATATCGGGAATAAAGATGAGGTGTTAATGCTTGCCGCGTCCTTGGAGAAACCATCCGGCCATGTCCTTTCCGATGCTATCGTTGGCGCTGCCAAAGAAAAAGGCATCTCTTTAACGCAGCTGCAGCAGTTTGAAACCATATCCGGCGAAGGGGTGGTGGGTAAAATTGAAGAGGGCCAAACGATCCTGGCGGGTAACCGCCGGCTTATGCAAGAGAGGGCAATTGATATAAAAATCGCAGCAGGGGATTTAGATAGATTAGAGAAGCAGGGAAAGACCATAACCTTGGTTGCCAAAAATGATAGGCTTATCGGCTTAGTGGCAGTAAGGGACACTTTAAAGGAGTTTTCTAAAACCTTAATTGATAAACTGAAGAGAATGGGTAAGGATGTGATTATGATCACTGGCGACAATAAACGGACTGCCGTGGCAATTGCCAAAGAGATAGGTATTGAAAAGGTTCTAGCGGAAGTTTTGCCAAAAGACAAATTAGATGAAATTAAGAAATTACAGAACGAGGGTTTTAAAGTTGCTTTTGTGGGAGACGGAATCAATGATGCCCCGGCCTTATCTCAAGCTAATTTGGGTATAGCTATCGGAAGCGGTACAGATGTAGCCATTGAATCAGGAGATATTATTTTAATTAAAGACGACCTGCGTGATGTAGCAATGGCTATAGATCTATCGGGCTATGCAATGAGAAAGATAAGGCAGAATCTTTTCTGGGCATTCTTTTATAATATAATCGGGATCCCTATTGCCGCAGGAATACTCTATCCATTTAACGGCCTGCTGCTTAATCCGATGGTGGCCGGGGCGGCGATGGCCTTTAGTTCGGTGTCTGTGGTGTCGAATTCCTTATTGATGAATAAATATAAGCCAAAAATGTAG
- a CDS encoding ABC transporter permease, whose protein sequence is MNLKRIGAIANKEFIQIKRDPRSLGLALVIPVVLLLIFGYGLSLDIDKVPTVIWNQDASSQLTRNFLLNFKYSKYFKIIRYTDNYRDIEHLIDNGQAMMALVIPKDFSHYIESGKAAPLQLLVDGSDSNTATVAMGYVRAVVAKYNLDLLVETFRQQGLVPRKSAELRPRVWFNMGLNSRWFIVPGVIAMIIMIIAALLTSICIAREWERGTMEQLVSTPVKPRELIIGKFLPYFIIGFFDLFIAVVMARFLFGVPFQGSYFTLIVLSALFLTGALSQGILISTVGRTQLLASQLAMLSTFIPTMLLSGFIYPIFNMPPLVQAITYLIPARYYIVILRGLFLKGNGMEVMWNEALFLALFAFLMFGLAINKFKKKVA, encoded by the coding sequence ATGAATTTAAAAAGGATCGGCGCCATAGCAAATAAGGAATTTATCCAGATTAAACGCGACCCCCGTTCCCTGGGGCTGGCCCTGGTAATACCGGTAGTGCTTTTATTAATTTTTGGGTACGGGCTTTCATTGGATATCGATAAGGTGCCTACCGTCATTTGGAACCAGGATGCCTCTTCCCAGCTTACGCGTAATTTCCTGCTCAATTTCAAATACTCGAAATATTTTAAAATAATCAGGTATACCGATAATTACCGGGATATCGAACACCTGATTGATAACGGCCAGGCAATGATGGCCCTGGTTATCCCCAAAGATTTTTCGCATTATATCGAGTCGGGAAAAGCTGCGCCGCTACAACTATTGGTGGACGGCAGCGATTCCAATACCGCAACTGTCGCCATGGGCTATGTGCGGGCTGTGGTTGCCAAATATAACCTGGATTTACTCGTTGAGACGTTCCGTCAGCAGGGTTTAGTTCCCCGGAAATCAGCCGAGCTGCGTCCGAGAGTATGGTTTAATATGGGTTTAAATAGCCGCTGGTTTATCGTGCCGGGAGTAATCGCGATGATTATTATGATTATTGCCGCGTTGCTTACCTCAATCTGTATAGCCCGCGAATGGGAAAGAGGCACAATGGAGCAATTGGTTTCTACTCCCGTAAAACCCCGGGAGCTGATCATCGGAAAATTCCTGCCTTATTTTATCATTGGTTTCTTTGATCTTTTTATAGCGGTAGTTATGGCCAGGTTCCTTTTTGGCGTCCCTTTTCAGGGAAGTTATTTTACACTCATTGTTTTAAGCGCGCTCTTTTTAACCGGCGCCTTATCCCAGGGTATTTTGATTTCTACCGTTGGCCGGACGCAATTATTAGCCAGCCAGCTGGCAATGCTTTCTACCTTTATACCGACGATGCTTTTATCCGGTTTTATCTATCCGATCTTCAATATGCCGCCGCTGGTCCAAGCGATTACCTATCTTATCCCCGCCCGTTATTACATCGTCATCTTGCGGGGATTATTCTTAAAAGGTAACGGGATGGAGGTAATGTGGAATGAGGCTCTTTTTTTGGCGTTATTTGCTTTTTTGATGTTTGGGTTGGCGATAAATAAATTCAAGAAGAAGGTGGCCTGA
- a CDS encoding ABC transporter permease: MFERIKAVLIKEFKQVLRDPRMKTVIFISPLIQIIIFGYAANKDINYIPTAIYDQDNTKESRNLLHKFTYSGYFVPKYYIDDQSQQDGLIDKGLVNAVICIDRGFSRNLNADKPANIQLILDGSDSNTAMIIMGYANTIVSKYQYDLFKDEAAAKGLTAQWPGVDLRERAWFNDNLISRNYYLPGVIASIVTIMSLLLTAMAIVREKEIGTMEQLIVSPLKPIELILGKLLPFGVIALMQFTFIASLGVFWFHIPFRGSLLLLTLATIIYLFTSLGAGLFISTIASTQQEAMMSVFLFYMPTILLSGFAYPIANMPEVIRWFTLLNPMRYFLVVIRGIFLKGTGIEVLLDQLIPLVIFGLVVITLSTLRFRKKLT, from the coding sequence ATGTTTGAGCGGATCAAAGCTGTTTTGATCAAAGAATTTAAGCAGGTCCTGCGCGACCCAAGGATGAAGACGGTTATTTTTATCTCTCCGCTTATTCAGATAATCATCTTTGGCTATGCCGCCAATAAAGATATCAATTATATCCCCACCGCTATTTACGATCAGGATAATACCAAGGAGAGCCGTAACCTCCTGCATAAATTTACTTACTCCGGGTACTTTGTCCCTAAATATTACATCGATGACCAAAGCCAACAGGATGGGCTAATCGATAAGGGGCTGGTAAATGCGGTTATCTGCATTGACCGGGGTTTTAGCCGTAATCTTAATGCCGATAAACCGGCCAATATCCAATTAATCCTGGACGGATCGGATTCAAATACAGCGATGATCATTATGGGTTATGCCAATACGATTGTCAGTAAATATCAGTATGACCTGTTCAAGGATGAAGCTGCGGCAAAAGGGTTAACCGCGCAGTGGCCCGGTGTTGACCTTAGGGAGCGGGCCTGGTTTAACGATAATCTTATATCGAGAAATTATTACCTGCCGGGAGTCATCGCCTCGATCGTGACGATAATGTCGCTTTTACTGACGGCCATGGCTATCGTCAGAGAAAAAGAGATCGGCACCATGGAGCAGTTGATCGTCAGTCCCTTAAAGCCCATTGAGCTTATTTTAGGAAAGCTCCTGCCTTTTGGCGTAATCGCGCTTATGCAATTTACGTTTATTGCTTCCCTGGGCGTATTCTGGTTCCATATACCGTTTAGAGGAAGCCTGCTTTTATTGACGCTGGCTACAATAATATACTTATTTACTAGTTTGGGGGCAGGCCTGTTTATTTCAACCATAGCCTCAACCCAGCAGGAGGCAATGATGTCGGTTTTCCTGTTTTATATGCCGACAATACTGTTGTCCGGGTTTGCTTATCCCATCGCGAATATGCCGGAGGTTATCCGCTGGTTTACCTTGCTCAACCCGATGCGTTATTTTTTAGTGGTTATCAGGGGGATATTCTTAAAAGGCACAGGGATAGAGGTGCTTTTGGACCAGCTTATCCCGCTGGTTATCTTTGGGCTGGTCGTCATTACCTTAAGTACCTTGAGGTTCAGGAAAAAACTTACTTGA